One region of Sphingomonas adhaesiva genomic DNA includes:
- a CDS encoding type II toxin-antitoxin system TacA family antitoxin: MLGFQDQVGAVEERSSERMNFRTKPRIKQAIQQAAALSGVDDSVFTMNAAYRSAMETIAAHERTTLQPVDHARFFAALDTPPAPTDRLRAAFARHRETIVSR, translated from the coding sequence ATGCTTGGCTTTCAGGATCAGGTCGGCGCCGTCGAGGAGCGCAGCAGCGAGCGGATGAACTTCCGCACCAAGCCGCGCATCAAGCAGGCGATCCAGCAGGCTGCCGCTCTTTCCGGCGTGGACGATTCCGTCTTCACGATGAACGCGGCCTATCGTTCCGCAATGGAGACGATCGCGGCGCACGAACGCACCACCCTGCAGCCGGTCGATCATGCGCGCTTTTTTGCGGCACTCGACACGCCGCCGGCACCCACCGATCGACTGCGGGCGGCATTCGCACGGCATCGCG
- a CDS encoding IS1182 family transposase: MIDLQCHNRSSLLKNAGHAGLHLRFTLIERSVAMMGQACRGGRGGATHRTIEAMLPTDHLLRRIDRCLDTSDLRQALAGHYSTRGRPSINPELLIRMTLIGRIYAITSERRLCEELRYNLAYRWFCCLAPEDKVPHHSTFSKNRHGRFRDADVFRVLFETTVRRCISEGLVGGKDAAIDASFIAADASWQRKTVPGYLPYVANASRAVKEWVRDTGDDVWEMARSKSCQGVSRTDPAAAWSARTVRGRFGYALNALVDTPSGVALDVEATPARFAEEVDAGRVMLERSASCFNYHPKRVAADKAYGSAGFLGFVRDYGAIPHIPVIVRTHQTKGKLPRTAFSYHRDTDSFTCPTGKTLRHHAFHPPSGVHRYAADTRDCEACMLSKKCTSARRRTLVRLDDEDVRDLARAETETGLYKRSMRLRRGVERFFADAKGKHGMRRLHLRGIRGAEEEFLIGAAVRNLMILVRPQRLTGKPRRGVCVPAAVTPAAISARSIEHDVIVPPARRYA, from the coding sequence GTGATCGACCTGCAGTGTCACAACCGTTCGAGCCTGTTGAAAAATGCCGGACATGCCGGCTTGCACCTTCGTTTTACCCTTATTGAAAGGAGCGTCGCCATGATGGGACAGGCCTGTCGCGGTGGGCGGGGAGGGGCGACCCACCGCACCATAGAAGCCATGTTGCCCACAGACCACCTGCTGCGTCGCATCGATCGATGTCTCGACACAAGCGATCTGAGGCAAGCACTGGCCGGTCATTACAGCACACGGGGGCGACCATCGATCAATCCCGAACTCCTCATTCGCATGACCTTGATCGGCCGCATCTACGCGATCACCTCCGAGCGGCGCCTGTGCGAGGAGCTGCGCTACAATTTGGCTTACCGCTGGTTCTGCTGTCTCGCGCCGGAAGACAAGGTTCCGCACCACTCGACGTTCAGCAAGAACCGGCATGGTCGCTTCCGCGATGCCGACGTGTTTCGGGTCCTGTTCGAGACGACGGTTAGACGCTGTATCAGCGAAGGGCTGGTTGGCGGAAAAGACGCCGCGATAGACGCGTCGTTCATAGCAGCTGATGCGAGCTGGCAGCGCAAGACCGTTCCTGGCTACCTGCCGTATGTCGCTAACGCGTCGCGCGCGGTTAAGGAATGGGTGCGAGATACAGGAGATGACGTCTGGGAAATGGCTCGCTCGAAAAGCTGCCAAGGCGTCTCTCGAACGGACCCTGCCGCGGCTTGGTCGGCTCGAACGGTGCGTGGCCGGTTCGGCTACGCACTCAACGCGCTGGTCGATACCCCGAGCGGCGTCGCACTCGATGTCGAGGCAACACCAGCCCGCTTCGCGGAGGAAGTCGATGCGGGCCGCGTCATGCTCGAGCGGTCGGCCAGTTGCTTCAACTATCATCCCAAACGGGTCGCTGCCGACAAGGCCTATGGAAGCGCCGGCTTCCTCGGCTTCGTTCGGGATTATGGCGCGATCCCGCACATCCCCGTGATTGTTAGGACGCACCAGACCAAGGGCAAGCTGCCGCGAACGGCCTTCAGCTACCATCGAGATACCGACAGCTTTACCTGCCCGACCGGCAAGACGCTCCGCCACCACGCCTTTCATCCGCCTTCCGGCGTACATCGCTATGCTGCCGATACCCGGGACTGCGAAGCGTGCATGCTTAGCAAGAAATGCACGTCGGCGCGGCGTCGCACCCTCGTCCGTTTGGACGACGAGGACGTTCGGGATCTTGCCAGAGCCGAGACCGAAACCGGGCTCTACAAGCGGTCCATGCGGTTGCGCCGTGGGGTCGAACGGTTCTTCGCCGACGCCAAGGGCAAGCATGGCATGAGGCGGCTTCACCTGCGCGGCATCCGCGGAGCGGAAGAAGAGTTCCTCATCGGCGCGGCGGTGAGGAACCTGATGATCTTGGTGCGACCACAGCGGCTGACGGGCAAGCCGCGCCGGGGGGTGTGCGTCCCCGCGGCAGTGACCCCGGCTGCGATCTCGGCCCGGTCGATCGAACATGACGTGATCGTCCCGCCAGCACGACGATATGCCTGA
- a CDS encoding recombinase family protein has protein sequence MLIGYVRVPKADGSQTLNPQRDALLAAGVDPSRIYEDLASGRHDARPGLTACLKALQPGNTLILWKLDRLGRDLRHLVITAEALRERGIGLKVLAGSGAQIDTTTANGRLAFGIFAAFAEFERELIAERTQAGLAAARARGRMGGRPRKMDKATLAMAMAAMSDRNAIAADVARRLGMTTTTLYMYVNGDGTPKAPGQALLDGVPYRKERLRAA, from the coding sequence ATGCTCATCGGATACGTAAGGGTGCCTAAGGCTGACGGATCGCAGACTCTGAACCCGCAGCGTGACGCGCTGCTCGCCGCAGGCGTCGACCCTTCTCGTATCTATGAAGATCTCGCTTCGGGTCGCCATGATGCCCGCCCTGGCCTAACCGCGTGCCTCAAGGCGTTGCAGCCGGGCAACACACTGATCCTTTGGAAACTCGATCGCCTTGGGCGTGACCTGCGGCATCTGGTCATTACCGCCGAAGCGCTGCGCGAGCGCGGTATCGGTTTGAAGGTGCTGGCTGGGTCTGGTGCGCAGATCGACACCACCACCGCCAACGGCCGGTTGGCCTTTGGCATCTTCGCCGCCTTTGCCGAGTTCGAGCGCGAGTTGATCGCCGAGCGCACACAGGCCGGCCTTGCGGCGGCACGCGCGCGGGGGCGGATGGGTGGACGGCCTCGCAAGATGGACAAGGCGACGCTGGCGATGGCAATGGCCGCTATGTCCGACCGCAATGCAATCGCAGCCGATGTTGCGCGCCGTCTCGGGATGACCACCACGACACTCTACATGTATGTGAATGGCGACGGCACGCCCAAGGCACCTGGCCAGGCACTGCTCGACGGCGTGCCGTACCGCAAAGAACGGCTGCGCGCCGCGTGA
- a CDS encoding TetR/AcrR family transcriptional regulator, with amino-acid sequence MSKEYRLALGRAAANMCCDRRTPIRAPRKARPQAERREAATGTILDAAERLFAHHGRDGVTLKAIAAAAQVDSALIHYYFGDKDGVFRAVFTRRTAELNPIREAVMDAYEASNGGVYRITDVLDVFLRPIFETSFDNGEGWANFAAIAGATNASRFGGADLMDEHFDPVVLRFIGMLRRVAPDTADQDLFWFMHLLSGALTQSLAQTGRIDNLSGGLCRSSDVRSILDMMVAVFSRGFEALVAEAKITGREQQC; translated from the coding sequence GTGAGTAAAGAATATAGGCTTGCCTTGGGACGAGCTGCGGCAAACATGTGCTGCGACAGGAGGACACCCATTCGCGCACCACGCAAAGCACGGCCGCAGGCGGAGCGTCGGGAGGCCGCGACCGGCACGATCCTCGACGCCGCGGAGCGCCTGTTCGCGCATCACGGACGCGACGGGGTGACGCTCAAGGCGATCGCCGCGGCCGCGCAGGTCGACAGCGCGCTGATCCATTATTATTTTGGCGACAAGGATGGTGTGTTCCGCGCCGTCTTTACCCGTCGGACGGCAGAGCTAAACCCCATTCGAGAAGCGGTCATGGATGCCTATGAGGCGAGTAACGGCGGCGTGTATCGCATCACTGATGTGCTCGACGTGTTCTTACGCCCGATCTTCGAGACTTCGTTCGACAATGGTGAGGGATGGGCGAACTTCGCGGCGATCGCCGGTGCGACCAACGCTTCGCGCTTTGGCGGCGCCGACCTGATGGACGAGCATTTCGATCCGGTCGTCCTGCGCTTCATCGGCATGCTGCGACGCGTAGCTCCAGACACGGCGGATCAAGACCTGTTCTGGTTCATGCACCTCCTGTCGGGGGCGCTGACCCAGTCGCTTGCGCAGACAGGACGCATCGACAATCTGTCGGGTGGGCTTTGCCGTTCATCCGACGTGCGTTCGATCCTCGACATGATGGTAGCCGTCTTCAGCCGAGGATTTGAAGCCCTCGTAGCCGAAGCAAAAATAACTGGGCGTGAGCAACAGTGCTGA